The Methylomonas montana genome has a window encoding:
- the hypE gene encoding hydrogenase expression/formation protein HypE, with amino-acid sequence MAQLIDELFIKHFDNDLLCQHNDQALFNVPAGRLAISTDGHVISPLFFPGGDIGSLSVHGTLNDVAMSGAKPLYLAAGFILEEGLPLAVLEKIVISMAAAAKAAGTPIVTGDTKVVERGKGDGVFITTTGVGVVPDGVNISGDRARPGCAILVSGSIGDHGVAIMASRENLQFQTSIVSDSAALHGLVAELVAVAPSALRCLRDPTRGGLATALNELAKQSGVGMVIDEAKIPVKAEVKAACEILGLDPLYVANEGKLVCICEADAAEALLAAMRQHPLGRDAAIIGNVIADLHDFVQMTTAFGGRRIVDWPVGEQLPRIC; translated from the coding sequence ATGGCGCAGTTGATCGACGAATTGTTCATCAAGCATTTTGATAACGACTTGCTGTGCCAGCATAACGATCAAGCTTTATTCAATGTACCGGCCGGTCGGTTGGCGATCAGCACCGACGGTCATGTCATTTCGCCCTTGTTTTTTCCGGGCGGAGACATTGGCTCGCTTTCCGTGCATGGCACGCTGAACGACGTGGCGATGTCCGGCGCCAAGCCCTTGTATCTGGCGGCGGGATTTATCCTGGAAGAAGGTTTGCCACTGGCCGTTTTGGAAAAAATTGTGATCAGCATGGCTGCCGCCGCCAAGGCCGCCGGCACGCCGATTGTGACCGGCGATACCAAGGTGGTGGAGCGCGGTAAGGGAGACGGCGTATTCATTACCACCACCGGCGTCGGCGTGGTGCCGGACGGAGTCAATATCTCCGGCGACCGGGCCCGGCCGGGTTGCGCGATTTTAGTCAGCGGTTCGATAGGCGATCACGGTGTGGCGATCATGGCCAGTCGCGAGAATCTGCAATTTCAGACCAGCATCGTTTCCGATTCCGCAGCTCTGCACGGTTTGGTTGCCGAGCTAGTCGCGGTCGCGCCGTCGGCGTTGCGTTGTTTGCGCGACCCGACGCGCGGTGGGCTGGCGACCGCTTTGAACGAGTTAGCCAAGCAGTCCGGCGTCGGTATGGTGATAGACGAAGCCAAGATTCCGGTCAAGGCCGAAGTCAAAGCCGCCTGCGAAATCCTCGGGCTCGATCCTTTGTATGTCGCCAACGAAGGCAAATTGGTCTGCATCTGCGAGGCCGATGCCGCCGAGGCTTTGTTGGCGGCGATGCGCCAACATCCGCTGGGCCGAGACGCGGCTATCATCGGCAACGTCATAGCCGATCTACACGACTTCGTGCAAATGACCACGGCTTTCGGCGGGCGGCGTATTGTCGATTGGCCGGTCGGCGAGCAGTTGCCGCGCATCTGCTGA
- the hypD gene encoding hydrogenase formation protein HypD has protein sequence MKYIDEFRQHDLAKQLAQVIAQTVNPERHYRLMEFCGGHTHAIFRYGVQDLMPSNVEFIHGPGCPVCVLPTGRIDNAIQLVDQHNVILCTYADLMRVPASHRNSLLKAKAAGGDIRMVYSTQDVLKIARDNPDRQVVFFAIGFETTTPPTAVAIKQAQTEGLINFSVFCNHVLTPSAMQAILDAPEPVAIDAFLGPSHVSSVIGSKPYETFSEHYAKPIVIAGFEPLDVMQSSLMLIRQLNDGRHEVENEYSRAVTRDGNVKAQALMDEVFELRPQFEWRGLGLISNSALKLKAEYAEFDAEQRFEMPAIEASDVKGCECPAILRGAKKPQDCKLLGTVCTPENPMGSCMVSSEGACAAYWSYGRLR, from the coding sequence ATGAAATACATCGACGAATTTCGCCAGCACGATTTGGCCAAGCAATTGGCGCAGGTTATTGCCCAAACCGTTAATCCCGAGCGGCATTATCGTCTGATGGAATTTTGCGGCGGCCATACCCATGCGATTTTTCGTTACGGCGTTCAGGATTTGATGCCGAGCAACGTCGAGTTCATTCACGGCCCCGGCTGCCCGGTGTGTGTGCTGCCGACCGGACGCATCGACAACGCGATTCAATTGGTGGATCAGCACAACGTAATCCTCTGCACTTATGCCGATCTGATGCGGGTGCCGGCCTCTCATCGTAACAGTCTGTTAAAAGCCAAGGCGGCCGGCGGCGATATTCGCATGGTTTATTCTACTCAGGATGTGTTGAAAATCGCCCGGGATAATCCGGACCGGCAAGTGGTGTTTTTCGCGATCGGTTTCGAGACCACCACACCGCCGACTGCTGTTGCCATTAAACAGGCGCAAACGGAAGGATTGATTAATTTCTCGGTATTCTGCAATCACGTGTTAACGCCGTCAGCGATGCAGGCTATTTTGGATGCGCCGGAGCCGGTGGCTATCGATGCCTTTCTGGGGCCATCCCATGTGAGTAGCGTGATCGGTAGTAAGCCCTACGAAACTTTCTCAGAGCATTACGCAAAACCCATTGTCATCGCCGGTTTCGAGCCACTGGACGTGATGCAGTCGTCCTTGATGCTGATTCGGCAATTGAACGATGGCCGGCACGAGGTGGAAAACGAATATAGCCGGGCGGTGACGCGCGACGGCAATGTCAAAGCTCAAGCCTTGATGGACGAGGTGTTTGAACTGCGTCCGCAATTTGAATGGCGCGGTCTGGGTTTGATTTCGAATAGTGCGTTGAAGTTAAAAGCCGAATACGCCGAGTTCGACGCCGAACAGCGCTTCGAGATGCCGGCTATCGAAGCCAGTGACGTGAAAGGCTGTGAATGTCCTGCCATCCTGCGCGGCGCGAAAAAGCCGCAAGATTGCAAGTTGTTGGGCACCGTCTGCACCCCGGAAAACCCGATGGGCTCCTGTATGGTGTCGTCGGAGGGGGCTTGTGCCGCGTATTGGAGTTACGGACGGCTGCGATAA
- a CDS encoding HypC/HybG/HupF family hydrogenase formation chaperone: protein MCLALPAQITDIDFATQMAIASLDGVKVEVSLALVDDVKVGDYVLVHVGYALNKIDEEEALKTLALFAEAGLAAS from the coding sequence ATGTGCCTAGCCCTGCCTGCCCAAATTACTGATATTGATTTTGCTACGCAGATGGCGATCGCCAGTTTGGATGGCGTTAAAGTCGAAGTCTCGCTGGCATTGGTCGACGACGTGAAAGTTGGCGATTACGTGCTGGTGCATGTCGGCTACGCGCTGAATAAGATCGACGAGGAAGAGGCGTTGAAAACTTTGGCCTTGTTCGCGGAAGCCGGTCTGGCGGCGTCATGA
- a CDS encoding glycosyltransferase, whose product MNLDLKVHKLIDQLPWLLASRLKQYFPVPVGHYFVVSKTPLVVLIPEDFFDNESLWIPFFDVLKRRRVYFLGLVRSGIEYYADTYKQLFSPVLLKHSKIYPEHRFIFLANNAAQTQIYDDLGVESVFVNQNCLADETRFKVDADVAKQFDAIHNAVSAPYKRHELTRLIERLAIITYLSTQHLDYFEEIKAILGHASWLNFPQENVEISSFRQIPRDDVCGYINQARVGLCLSETEGAMFASIEYLLSGLPVVSTHSYGGRDVFFDDDYVAIVEADPEAVNEGVNRMIERNIDPLKIREETLRKMEEHRQRFVNMIVDISAREGIEANAQHVYAETFPNQLYKLRPLHKILDCF is encoded by the coding sequence ATGAATTTAGACCTGAAGGTGCATAAACTGATCGATCAATTGCCATGGCTACTTGCCAGTCGGCTAAAACAATATTTTCCGGTTCCTGTTGGTCATTACTTTGTGGTTAGCAAGACACCTTTAGTTGTTCTAATACCGGAAGATTTTTTCGATAATGAATCCCTCTGGATTCCTTTCTTTGACGTACTGAAAAGGCGTAGAGTCTATTTTTTGGGCCTTGTTAGAAGCGGTATCGAGTATTACGCTGATACATACAAGCAGCTGTTTTCACCGGTTTTGCTAAAACATTCGAAGATCTATCCAGAGCACCGGTTCATATTTCTAGCGAATAATGCCGCTCAGACTCAGATATACGACGACCTCGGCGTCGAATCGGTATTTGTAAACCAAAATTGTCTGGCTGATGAAACTCGCTTCAAAGTTGATGCCGATGTGGCTAAGCAATTCGATGCCATACATAATGCTGTTTCTGCTCCTTATAAAAGGCATGAGTTAACGCGACTGATCGAGCGCTTAGCTATCATTACTTACCTTTCGACTCAACATCTGGACTATTTTGAGGAGATCAAAGCGATTCTAGGGCATGCCAGTTGGCTCAATTTTCCACAGGAGAATGTCGAGATTTCTTCGTTTAGACAGATTCCTCGGGATGATGTCTGCGGCTACATCAACCAAGCTCGCGTCGGGCTATGCCTGTCTGAAACTGAAGGAGCTATGTTTGCATCTATCGAATATTTGCTGTCGGGCTTGCCTGTTGTTTCCACGCACAGTTATGGAGGTCGGGACGTATTCTTTGATGATGATTATGTTGCTATTGTCGAGGCTGATCCAGAAGCTGTGAACGAAGGGGTAAACCGTATGATTGAGCGCAATATAGATCCTTTGAAGATCCGGGAAGAGACATTGCGTAAGATGGAAGAACACCGCCAGCGCTTTGTCAATATGATAGTTGATATCTCCGCAAGAGAAGGTATAGAAGCAAATGCTCAGCATGTTTATGCCGAGACCTTTCCAAATCAGCTATATAAGCTACGGCCATTGCATAAAATCCTTGATTGTTTCTGA
- the hypB gene encoding hydrogenase nickel incorporation protein HypB: MCGVCGCGEGQIHSHDELHDHEHAHDHNHDHGHQHHHEHTAEHSHAPGLTQARMVQIEQDILAKNSRYAEENRRYFSERGMLALNLVSSPGSGKTTLLTETILRLKDELSIAVIEGDQQTARDADRIRATGVPALQINTGKGCHLDAHRVGHGLESLNLPEHSLLFIENVGNLVCPSAFDLGEAHKVVILSVTEGEDKPIKYPDMFHAADLMILNKTDLLPHLDFDSAQSIQYAKQVNPRIKVLSLSAKTGEGMENWLTWLKVELELQQIAYT, encoded by the coding sequence ATGTGCGGCGTATGCGGCTGCGGCGAGGGCCAAATTCACTCGCACGACGAATTACACGATCACGAGCATGCCCATGATCACAACCATGACCATGGACATCAGCATCATCACGAACATACAGCCGAACACTCGCATGCGCCGGGCCTGACTCAGGCGCGGATGGTGCAAATCGAGCAGGACATTCTGGCCAAAAATAGTCGTTACGCCGAGGAAAATCGCCGCTATTTTAGTGAGCGCGGCATGCTGGCTTTGAACTTGGTCTCCAGCCCCGGTTCCGGTAAAACCACGCTGTTGACCGAAACCATTCTCCGTCTGAAAGACGAGTTGAGCATCGCGGTGATCGAAGGCGACCAACAAACCGCCCGCGATGCTGACCGCATTCGCGCCACCGGCGTGCCGGCCTTGCAAATTAACACTGGCAAGGGCTGCCATTTGGATGCTCATCGGGTCGGTCATGGCTTGGAAAGTCTGAATTTACCCGAGCACAGTTTGCTATTCATCGAAAACGTCGGCAATCTGGTTTGCCCGTCGGCTTTTGATTTGGGTGAGGCGCACAAGGTGGTGATCTTGTCGGTGACGGAAGGCGAAGATAAGCCGATCAAATACCCGGACATGTTCCATGCCGCCGATTTAATGATCCTGAACAAAACCGATTTGCTGCCGCATCTGGATTTCGACAGCGCGCAGAGCATTCAGTACGCGAAGCAGGTTAATCCGCGCATCAAGGTGTTGTCCTTATCGGCCAAGACCGGCGAGGGCATGGAAAATTGGTTGACCTGGTTGAAGGTGGAGTTGGAACTGCAGCAGATAGCTTATACTTGA
- the hypA gene encoding hydrogenase maturation nickel metallochaperone HypA → MHEMSLCESVLQIIEQQAKAQQFARVKTVWLEIGALSGVEPEAMHFSFEVVMQGSLAEQARLEIIEVPGVAWCMPCGCEVLVQQLYDECPHCGSHQLQIVGGDQMRIKELEVE, encoded by the coding sequence ATGCACGAAATGTCGCTTTGCGAGAGCGTGTTACAGATCATCGAACAACAGGCCAAGGCTCAGCAGTTCGCCAGGGTCAAAACCGTGTGGCTGGAGATCGGCGCGTTGTCCGGCGTCGAGCCGGAGGCGATGCATTTTAGTTTTGAGGTGGTGATGCAAGGCTCCTTGGCCGAACAGGCCCGGCTGGAAATTATCGAAGTGCCGGGTGTGGCCTGGTGTATGCCTTGCGGCTGCGAGGTGTTGGTGCAACAGTTATACGACGAATGCCCGCACTGCGGCAGTCATCAATTACAGATCGTCGGCGGCGATCAAATGCGAATCAAAGAACTGGAGGTAGAGTAA
- a CDS encoding nickel-dependent hydrogenase large subunit has product MTPAGEIHIELTHSAGKVGSVKIDSTRPEAARVLIGKTPEQLLSVVPLLFSLCGNAQAYVALLACRAALQMPAETEADAARECLVQLETVREHAWRILLDWPILLGQPADKIALAALLKLDRQFRSCLFKDGEAFRLDSQLRIDVPHLQTLLVELTGLIDQAIFAGGLSQFLTIADEAQLRDWLAGNVAMSAELLSSLYQRDWQALGASDVACLPTLDQAELHRQLQEKDLSAFCRAPQWLGRCYESTPLSRQQAQPLIAELLSRYGNGLLVRFAAVLLEVAAVPQGLTPSSVTMPASAAEGIGLAQVQAARGLLMHRLALRKGRVYDYRIVAPTEWNFHPDGVLAQGLKSLRVADADGLRQQAEWLINAVDPCVQYRLVLMPEN; this is encoded by the coding sequence GTGACGCCGGCGGGCGAGATTCATATCGAACTGACGCATAGCGCCGGCAAGGTCGGTTCGGTGAAGATAGACTCGACCCGACCCGAAGCGGCACGGGTGTTGATCGGCAAAACGCCTGAGCAGTTGTTGAGCGTGGTGCCATTGTTGTTTTCTTTATGCGGCAACGCCCAGGCTTACGTCGCCTTGCTGGCCTGCCGTGCTGCCTTGCAGATGCCTGCCGAGACGGAAGCCGACGCCGCTAGGGAATGCTTGGTGCAACTGGAAACCGTGCGCGAACACGCCTGGCGGATATTGCTGGATTGGCCGATTTTGCTGGGTCAGCCTGCCGATAAGATCGCGCTTGCGGCGCTATTAAAATTGGATAGACAGTTCAGGTCGTGTTTATTTAAAGATGGCGAGGCCTTTAGGCTGGATAGCCAGTTGCGGATCGACGTACCGCATTTGCAGACTTTACTTGTCGAATTAACTGGCTTGATCGATCAAGCGATTTTCGCTGGCGGCTTGAGCCAATTTCTAACAATTGCCGATGAGGCCCAATTGCGCGATTGGCTGGCTGGCAACGTGGCCATGTCCGCTGAGTTATTAAGCAGCCTTTATCAACGAGACTGGCAAGCATTGGGCGCGAGTGACGTGGCTTGTTTGCCGACATTGGATCAAGCCGAGCTGCATCGCCAATTGCAAGAAAAGGATTTATCGGCGTTCTGCCGCGCGCCGCAGTGGCTGGGCCGCTGTTACGAATCGACGCCGCTGAGTCGCCAGCAAGCGCAGCCCTTGATTGCCGAGTTGCTCAGCCGTTACGGCAACGGTTTGTTGGTGCGGTTTGCAGCGGTTTTACTGGAAGTGGCGGCTGTCCCGCAAGGTTTAACGCCGTCAAGCGTTACGATGCCGGCGTCTGCCGCCGAAGGCATCGGCCTGGCGCAAGTTCAGGCCGCGCGCGGCTTGCTGATGCATCGCCTGGCCTTACGCAAGGGCCGGGTGTACGATTACCGCATCGTCGCGCCGACCGAATGGAATTTTCACCCCGATGGCGTGCTGGCCCAAGGTTTAAAGTCTTTGCGGGTCGCCGATGCGGATGGTTTGCGGCAGCAGGCGGAATGGTTGATCAACGCGGTCGATCCATGTGTGCAATACCGGCTGGTGTTAATGCCGGAAAACTGA
- the hybE gene encoding [NiFe]-hydrogenase assembly chaperone HybE produces the protein MAWQDGEQIRCVLEAVFNDILTTRMHDMPVLNPALVVRALGFNQYNADWVGVLITPWFMNVLLLPGVESNWISQSPGSKFEQPFPYGSFEFTVADEAQLGRYAQCSLFSPMFQFADQAVAVAAAESALQALLTGPTPRALSRRDLLRGNLVRP, from the coding sequence ATGGCATGGCAGGACGGTGAGCAGATTCGGTGCGTGCTGGAGGCGGTGTTTAACGACATCCTGACCACGCGGATGCACGATATGCCGGTGTTGAATCCGGCATTGGTGGTGCGAGCCCTGGGGTTTAACCAATACAACGCAGATTGGGTGGGTGTGTTGATTACGCCTTGGTTTATGAATGTGTTGTTGCTGCCGGGAGTGGAAAGCAACTGGATTAGCCAGTCGCCCGGCAGCAAATTTGAACAGCCGTTCCCGTACGGCAGCTTCGAATTTACCGTCGCCGACGAAGCGCAACTGGGCCGGTACGCGCAGTGTTCGCTGTTTTCGCCGATGTTTCAGTTTGCCGATCAAGCGGTGGCAGTGGCTGCGGCGGAAAGCGCTTTGCAAGCCTTGTTGACTGGCCCGACGCCGCGAGCACTCAGTCGCCGCGATTTGTTGCGCGGCAATTTGGTAAGACCTTAA
- a CDS encoding rubredoxin, which produces MSEGFFAGAFGGDASRLPAESRLECKICWHVYDPSEGDTVWQVPPGTAFADLPEHWSCPQCGAPKQGFLVLDD; this is translated from the coding sequence GTGAGCGAAGGCTTCTTTGCCGGGGCTTTCGGTGGCGATGCCTCACGCTTGCCGGCCGAGTCCAGGCTGGAATGCAAGATTTGCTGGCATGTCTACGACCCGTCCGAGGGCGACACCGTCTGGCAAGTGCCGCCCGGTACGGCATTCGCGGATTTGCCCGAGCATTGGAGCTGCCCGCAATGCGGCGCGCCCAAGCAGGGTTTTTTGGTGCTGGACGACTAA
- a CDS encoding hydrogenase expression/formation protein, whose amino-acid sequence MTSISLPIFGQGSQPAEEDGVELDYLAMPEEMTTYRMPMISVDLNAADLAQAKTALQQLEQDLATYPANSQTIDLISLDQTNRQFVDELLGEGEVSMLCNGAQTLRIQESVLAGVWRSQCLNGQKQIVTDILEVGIIPQAILQTAFADAAKHIDTDMSVLPDGVMNAPPLLAELNAKIAEYQPGTEAHIINLSLLPQTEQDLAFLEQRLGKGAVTILSRGYGNCRIDATATRNVWWVRYFNSQDTLILNTLEVSEVPNVACASAEDIADSHQRLQEILQVYL is encoded by the coding sequence ATGACCAGCATATCTCTCCCAATTTTTGGCCAAGGCAGCCAACCCGCCGAGGAAGACGGCGTCGAACTCGACTATCTGGCGATGCCGGAAGAAATGACCACCTACCGGATGCCGATGATTTCGGTGGACTTGAATGCGGCCGATCTGGCGCAGGCCAAAACCGCGTTGCAGCAGCTTGAGCAGGATCTGGCGACGTACCCGGCAAACAGCCAAACCATCGATTTGATAAGCCTGGACCAAACCAATCGCCAGTTCGTCGACGAACTGCTCGGCGAGGGCGAGGTCAGCATGCTGTGTAATGGCGCGCAAACCTTGCGGATTCAGGAATCGGTGCTGGCCGGCGTCTGGCGTTCGCAATGTCTGAATGGGCAAAAACAGATCGTTACCGACATCCTGGAAGTCGGCATCATCCCGCAAGCCATCTTGCAAACCGCGTTTGCCGATGCCGCTAAACATATCGATACCGACATGAGCGTGTTGCCGGACGGGGTGATGAACGCGCCGCCGCTACTGGCCGAGTTGAATGCCAAGATCGCCGAGTATCAACCCGGCACTGAAGCGCACATCATCAACCTGAGTTTGTTGCCGCAAACCGAGCAGGATTTGGCGTTTCTGGAGCAACGCTTGGGCAAGGGCGCGGTGACCATTTTGTCGCGCGGTTATGGCAACTGCCGGATCGACGCTACCGCCACCCGCAACGTCTGGTGGGTGCGATATTTTAATTCGCAGGATACGCTGATCCTGAATACGCTGGAAGTCAGCGAGGTGCCGAATGTGGCCTGTGCGTCGGCGGAAGACATCGCCGACAGCCACCAGCGTTTGCAGGAAATTTTGCAGGTGTATCTGTGA